In Leptolyngbya sp. NIES-2104, the genomic window TTTGATTGTTCTAGGACTTGCATTTTGGGATAGTTCACAAGTCAAACCTTACCGCGTAAAGGTCGATCGCCAGGTGGCATCAAGATTGTCGATCGGGCGCGATAATTTAGTAACTCTGGGCGTAGAATCAGGCGAAAAACCCGTAGAGGTTCGGATTTATGACCCGTATCCGATCGAGTTTGCTGTCTCATCGATGCCACTCGCAATCAAGCTAGGCGCAAATCTAAATCAGCAACTTTCATACACCGTAAATCCTTCTTATCGAGGTGAATACCACTGGAAAGACATTCAGGTGCAACAGTTAAGTCCGTGGCGGTTAGCGTGGCATCGTTGGAAAATTCCACAAGAGCAAAAGGTTTCAGTCTATCCAGATTTGATCGGACTACGATCGCTCTCAATCCGTCTCACGCTAGAATCTTCCGGCTCAATTCGTCGCGCTCGTCGATTAGGCATTGGTACTGAATTTTCTGAACTGCGAGAATACGGAATTGGTGATGATCCGCGCTTCATTGATTGGAAAGCGACCGCACGACGTGGACAGCCTTTAGTGCGAGTATTAGAACCGGAACAAGAGCAGACTTTGATTATTTTGCTCGATCGAGGTCGGTTGATGACTTCGCAGGTGAAAGGATTATCGCGGTTTGATTGGGGATTGAATGCGACATTGGCACTGGCGCTGGCGGGATTGCACCGGGGCGATCGAGTTGGGGTTGGGGTGTTCGATCGACAAGTGCAAACCTGGATTCCTCCAGAACGTGGACAGGCACATTTGAATCATTTAATCGAGCGGTTAACGCCGATTCAACCAGAGATTTTAGAGCCAGATTATTTAGGGGCAGTGACAACCCTAGTGAATCAACAGGCGCGACGTGCTTTAGTTGTGGTGATTACCGATATTGTGGATATGACAGCCTCCTCTGAACTGCTCGCTGCATTGGGAAGATTGACACCGAGATATTTACCGTTCTGCGTGACGTTACGTGATCCACAGGTCGATCAACAAGCGCATACCGTTACAGAAGATTTGCCCTCAACGTATGAAAGAGCCGTTGCACTCGATTTGATCGCTCAGCGGCAACTTGCATTTAGTACCTTGAAACAGCGGGGCGTGTTGGTGTTAGATGCGCCTGCGAATCAGATTACTGAGGAATTAATCGATCGATATCTTCAGTTGAAAGCAAGAAACCAACTTTAGATACAGTGGAGAAAGTTTTTCTGATTCTCCTATGAGCCTCCAACCCCAAACCATTCTCTTTGCTCAGCACGGAATGACCGATCTCTCTGGATGTCAAACGATTTCCCGTTTGGCGTACGCGCTGGATCTAAAAGATACGCTAGTTGTCGCACCAGAACTACACTGGGTCAGAACGCTATTTTATCTAGAACCGCTGATTCAGAGTGTGCAGGCAATTGTGCTGGAAACTTTGAGCAAGTATCCAGGAGTGCCGATTCGGATTATTGCGACTTCGATGGGCGGCGTGTTGTGGGTGGAATTGCTCGATCGACATCCGGAGTGGTGGTCGCGAGTTCATTCGCTCGTGTTGCTGGGTTCACCGATCGGTGGATCGCACATTGCTCGAATGGTTGATCCGTACGGTTGGGGAATTGGGATTGCGCGGGATTTGGCAATTGACCGGAGTGCGATCACTCGAAAAATCGTTGCAGAGATTCCTACGCTCGTGATCGCGAGTGACTGCGGTAAAGGTGATGATGGAGTCGTTAGCGTAGAATCAACCGTGATTCGAGGTGCCGAGTTTGTCTGTCTTTCGGGTGTGTCTCACTCAGATTTGAGATGTAATTCTGCGGTGATGCGGGAAATTTGGAAGTTTTACGCGAAGTTTGCGGAGGTCGAGCCGTGAGACTCGCTAGACTTCAAGAAGTTGTCGTGAATTTGTCCGAATATGAGCTTGATGCCTGTGTGGGGTTCTCTGCTGATTTTCATTCTGTGCCCGATTTTGGGCGGGTTGCCGCTAGTTGGTTGGATCACCAGAGGGCTGAGCCGAAAACGTTTGTCAGAACTGGGAACCGGAAATCTTAGCGTTTCCGCAGCGTTTTATCACGGGGGAAAGGTTGTTGGCATTCTGGCGGTACTGTCTGAGGCGTTGAAAGGGATTTTTGCGGTGCTGTTGGCGCGATCGTTCTTTCCGAATAGCCCAGAGTGGGAAATTATTGCGCTGATTGCATTAGTGTATGGACGGTACTTTATCGGGAAAGGTGCGGGCACAACGAATGTCGTTTGGGGCTACGTGGTGCATGATCCGATCGTGTCGTTTCTGGTGTTTTTGATCGGCGGAATTGGCTTTACGATTTTTCGAGAACGTCGATCGGGAAAGTTTGGCGTATTAGTGCTATTTCCTTTGATTACGGCTCTAAGACATCCACAGGAAACGCCGTTGATTTTAAGTTCGATCGGGCTTGCAGCTTTCTTGTGGTGGATCTATAACCAGATTCCAGATGACTTGGATTTGAAATCAGACAATGCAGAGAGAGGATCGAAAGCCATGTTTCAATTTCTTCGGGATGATCGATCGCTAATTTCACTTGATCAAACTTTGGAAGCTGAAAAGGTTGGACAAAAGGCGGCGACTTTATCAGCATTAAAGCGATCGGGCTATCCGGTTCCGGAGGCTTGGATATTGTTGCCAGGAGATGATCCGAAACCGTTGATTGAAGCGCTGCACCCTTCTAGAGAGCATCCGCTGATTGTACGATCGTCCGCGATCGGAGAAGATGCAGAATCGGCTTCAGCGGCGGGACAATATGAATCGATTCCAAACATTACGCATCGAGAGTTACTGTTACCTGCGATCGTGCGGTGTTTGGAATCGTATGAGCAGGACTCTGCTGTGAAGTATCGGCGCGATCGCAATGTTGCAGAGGCTTCGATGGTGGTACTCGTTCAGAAACAAATTCAAGGTATCTATTCGGGAGTTGCATTTAGTCGTGATCCGATCGCAAGACAAGGCGATGCGGTATTGATTGAAGCCTTACCGGGAAATGCCGATCGCGTGGTTTCCGGACAAGTTACCCCTGAAAGCTATCAAGTGAACGTTCGGGAAGTTGGTACAGATTGGAGATTGCCTGAAACAACACTAGAAGTGGAAGGAGCGGGAACTGTTCCATCAACGGTAATTCAGCAAGTCGCCTATCTAGCGCGGCATTTAGAAGAACATTTTCATGGTGTACCCCAGGACATTGAATGGAGCTTTGATGGAGAACAACTCTGGGTGTTGCAATCTCGATCGATTACCACGCTGTTCCCGATTTGGACTCGGAAGATCGCCGCAGAAGTGATTCCGGGTGCGATTCGTCCTTTAACGTGGTCGATTAATCGCCCGCTGACGTGTGGGGTTTGGGGGAAAATTTTTACGATCGTTCTGGGAGAACGTGCAGCCGGTCTAGACTTTACTGAAACCGCAACCTTGCACTATTCACATGCTTATTTCAATGCGTCGTTACTCGGACAAATCTTTCGACGAATGGGATTACCGCCAGAGAGTTTAGAGTTTCTCACCAGAGGCGCGAAGTTTAGTAAGCCACCTTTACGATCGACTGTTTCAAATTTACCGGGACTGTTGCGGTTACTCCAGCGAGAAATGCGATTAGAAAAGGATTTTTCGCGAGATCAAGAACTCTATTTCAAACCGATGCTTCAGAAGTTGGAACAACCTCTAGAAACCCAATCCGTCTCAGACCTTTTACAACAGATTGAGCAAATTCTTGAACTATTAGAACGAGCGACTTACTACAGCATTCTTGCCCCGTTGAGTGCTGCACTTAGAAAATCAATAGCTAAAGTGCCAGATGAAGCTTTAGATAACAGTGATACTCCAGAAGTTGCAGCTTTACGATCGCTGTCTGATCTTGCAACTCAAGCTCGATCGTTGTTGAGCAGCGATAAAGGTGTCTTTGTTCAACTCAAACAAACGCATCAAGGGCAAGCTATCTTAGAGCAATTCGATCGGTTGTTGAATCAATACGGCTACTTGAGCGAAGTCGGTACAGATATTGCCGTTCCAACTTGGCGCGAAGAGCCTCAACCCGTTCGCGAACTATTCAAACAATTCTGTCTAAATTCATCACCAGAGCGATCGACACCCAAAATTAAAAATAAAGGTGTTCAGCAACGAATTGCATTAAAAGGCAAAGTAACAGAAATCTATAGTCGATTGTTAGCAGAACTACGCTGGAGATTTGTCGCGATCGAACATCGCTGGATTGATTCCGGTGTTCTCAAACAATCTGGTGATATCTTTTTTCTCACTTACGATGAGATTCGTAGTTCAAACACACAACTAATCGAACAACGTCGATCGCGCTTTGATCACGATCGACAACTTGCCCCAATTCCGCAGTTAGTTTATGGCGATGATCCACCTACTCTGCAGCTTCCAACCTGGCAAGCCTCGAATCGACTTCAAGGAATTGGAGCCAGTGTGGGACAAGTCGAAGGCACGATTCGAGTGATGCGATCGATGAGTGGATCGATGAATGTCGATCGGGATACGATTCTCGTTGTGCCTTATACGGATTCGGGCTGGATGCCTGTATTAGCAAGAGTTGGCGGACTCATTGCGGAAGTGGGAGGACGATTATCGCATGGCGCGATCGTGGCACGAGAATATCGCATTCCTGCGGTGATGGATGTCGCTCATGCCACTGAGATTTTGCGAGATGGGCAGCGAGTTCGGATCGATGGACAGCAAGGAACAGTGGAGATTTTGTAGTCGTTCGTTGCAACTCCCGCCCTGAAATGAATTTCGGGCTAATCGGCGCAAGTCCATTAGAAATGGACTAAGAACCTGAAACTGCCTCCCAGTCTACTTCAGTAGACTTTCCACGGTTAGCCCGAAATTCATTTCAGGGCGGAAGTGCAACGGAGCGAAGGGACTACTTATACTTTTCAAACACCCCCTAAATCCCCCACGAGTGCAGGGTAGTTTGACTGTTAGCAGGGAAGATAGATTCCGTCAGGAAACATTTTCTAAGCTATCCGAGCAAGTTTTTTCTCGCTCGTTCTTGTCGAGATTCAGCTTCTTCCATCACCTTCGCGAAATCCTCGATCGCTTCTCCCGGATAGTTCTCAAGAACTCTCGTCGAAAGCGAAATCCGCCCCCGTCCTTCATCCAAATCAACAATCATGGCTTTGATCACTTGTCCGACCTGCAACAGTGAAGACAACGATTCGATATAGTTTTTGCTAATTTGATTGATGTGCAACAATCCGGTTGTACCATCGAACTCAGCAAACGCTCCAAATGGCTTGAGGCTGGTAACGGTTGCTTCGACCAGTTGACCGACTTCTAGCTGACTGAAGTTTGCCGCTCTAGCAGCGAGACGATTCGAGAGCACGATTTTATTGCGATCGCGCTCCAAATCCAGAATCGTTGCCGATAGCGTCTGTCCTTTTAGCGCCTCTAAATTTTCGCGCTCAACTAAGTGCGATCGTGGAATGAACCCCCGCAAACCCAGGGCATCCACCGTCACGCCTCCTTTATTAGAACCCGTTACGCGCACCTGCAAACTTTGATTCGTCGCCTGCAAATCGACCAACCGTTCCCAAACTTTCCGCAATTCAAGCTGACGCAGCGAAATCGTTACCCGCCCATCTGCATCTTGTTCGCGAACAATGATGAATTCTCGCTCTTCATCGAGTGGGAGAATTGCCGACACATCCGCCACCCGTCGAACGCTTGCTTCCTCGATCGGCAGAAATGCAGGAGATTTTCCGCCAATATCGACCAAGGCACCATCGCTTTCATAGCTAAAGGCTTTGCCCGTTACCAGTTTGCCTTTCTGAAACTCGTAATCGTGCTGTTCGAGGGCTTTTTCAAAATCTTCCATCGAGAAGGAAGCAGTCGTCCGATCTGGCATTGCAATGTAATTCCTAAAAAGTACGATCGCCACTATTGCGGCTTCTCAATTCTAGTGCGTTAGTCTAGAAAATAACGCTTTTACCTGTTCCCAAGCATCAGCGGCAGCTTCAGGATGATAGTCCGATCGCTGATCACAGAAAAATCCATGCCCCGCTGAATACCGAAATACCTTGTGATCGATATGATTTGCCTCTAGAGCCGCTTCCACTTGATCAATTTGTTCGATCGAAATCAGCGGATCTTGAGTCCCGAAAAAGGCGTATAGCGTTCCTTTAATTTCTGAAGTTCTCGTGATGGTCGGCGCTCCACCGCCCGGAGTCATCGTAGCAATTCCCGCTCCATAAAATGAAGCCGTTGCCTTAACTTCCGGTAAGGTTGCCGCTAGGTACGCCACATGCCCCCCGAAACAAAAGCCGATCGCACCCACCTCTTGAAATCCTTTCGTTTGAAGAAACGCGATCGTCGTTCTTAAATCACTGAGTAATTGATCCGCAGTCGTTTGATCTTTGTGCGATCGACCGAGTTTGGTATCGTCCTCGCTGTATCCCACCTCGAAGCCGGGAGCGGTTCTCTGAAAAATAGCGGGCGCGATCGCGACATAGCCTTCTTGGGCAAATCGCTCTGTGATCGATCGAATATGCGAGTTGACACCAAAAATTTCTTGAATCACAATCATTGCACCCTGTGCAGCCGTATCCGGTTCTGACAGATAAGCATCGATTTGGAGGTCACCATTTGAAAGTTTGATCCAGGAGGAATTCACGATCGTATTTATTTCACCACGCAACAGTTTGTATTCTGAACGAAACTCGAATTCAATGCGATGAAAATTTGCCATTCATCGCCATACTTTACCGAAAATGGCAATCGAAAAACTACGGGTTATACTATTTCTATCAGGGGTGGTGAAAACGTTGAAAGCGGGACTTTAGGAGGCTTGAGCCAGCTCAGCATTATTACTGAGTAGCTTAAGTCAACCAGATCACAATCCGAAGATACACCCAACTTTCCATTTTCTGTGTCACCTAAAATAGTGGACGGCTTTGGCAAATTCTGAGCAAGAAGTAATGTACAGATTTGCTGTGTAACATCAACACTTATGAGTGAGATTTGAGGCGCGGGTATGGTGCAATTTCATATACAGCCAGATAGCGATATCCCGGCATCCACTCAACTCTATAATCAAATTTTATTTGCGATCGCGTCTCGGCAGTTTCCACCGGGACACCGCTTACCGAGTACTCGTCAGTTGGCGATGCAGACGGGCTTACATCGCAATACAATCAGTAAAGTTTATCGTCAACTCGAAGATGCAGGAGTCGTTGATGCTCAAGCGGGTTCTGGTATCTATGTACGTGATCAGGGACACGCAACCGCAGCACACATCAAATCGCCGCTGCTCGAACAATATCCACAAGCACACAAAATCATTCAATCGAGCCTAGATGAGTTGGTCAAACAAGGCTGTTCGCTCGGACAAGCGCGGGAATTATTCTTGGCAGAAGTAGATTGGCGGTTGCGCTGTAGTGCTTCGGTTCTCGTAACGGCTCCCTCACACGATATTGCCAATGGCGAAGTTTTGTTGCGGGAATTGGAGCGTGCTTTAGCGATTCCCATGCAGCTTGTTCCGATGGAAGAACTAGGGCAAATTTTGGATCAGACGCGATCGAGTACGGTGGTGACAAGCCGTTATTTTATTGCTCAAGCGGAAGCGATCGCATCTCCGAAAGCGGCACGAGTGATTCCGGTTGATATCTACGATTTTGAGCAGGAATTAAAGCTGATCAAAGCGATGCAGAAAGGAACTTGTGTCGGTATTGTCAGTTTGAGTGCGGGGACTGTCGGTGTGGCAGAAGTGATTATTCACAGTTTGCGGGGCGATGATTTGCTCGTGATGACCGCACAAATGAACGATCGATATAAGCTCAATGCGATGGTGCGAACGGCACAAACGATTTTCAGCGATCAAGTCAGTTGTGCCACAGTGAAAGCGACGATTTCGGCTTCTCGCGATGATATTATTCGTCCTCCTCAAGTGATTTGCTGTGAGAATTTCATCGTGAGCAAATCGATCAATCTCCTCAAACGAGAGTTGGGATTGGAATAGAGGTGAGATTGCTCTAAAACACGAGCTAAAAGAATGTTTGAAAAGCTGTCGTTCATTGCTCCAGCCCGCCCTGAAATGGAATTTCGGGCTAATCGACGAAGGTCCTTTGAAAAGGACTTAGAGTTTCAAACTGACTCCCAGTCTACTTCAGTAGACTTTCTACGGTTAGCCCGAAATTCATTTCAGGGCGGAAGGTAATCGAAGCGAAAAAACTTTTCATACCCTCTAAGACTTTCCTTTGGGGTACACAATGCGTTGATGATTCGACTGTTGCCATACCTGAACAAACACTTGCGCGATCGTACTCATCTGCGATCGCGTTAATCCCGATTCATCTAACTGCCCATCTTTCCACCGGGCTGCCAAAATTTTATTAATCATGTTCAAAGCTTCTTCAGGAGTCGCATCTTTGAGCGATCGTAGTGCTGCTTCACAAGCATCCGCTAACATCACAATGCCTGTTTCGCGGGATTGCGGAGCCGGACCGTCATAGCGAAAATCAGATTCATCAACAATGATCGACGAATCAGCTTTGACTCGTTGTTGAGCTTGATGATAGAAATACGCGATCGTCATTGTTCCCTGATGTTCTGGAATAAAGGCTTGCACTGCTTTTGGTAATCTCGCTCGACGTGCCATTACTATGCCTTCAGTAACGTGCTTTTTGATAATTGCAGCACTGATCCAAGGATCAGCGATCGCATCATGTTTGTTTGCGCCACCCATTTGATTTTCAATAAATCCTAGTGGGTCGTGCATTTTACCAATATCGTGATAGAGTGTTCCAGTTCTTGTGAGTTCAACATTACAGCCCAATTCACGCGCCGCAGTCTCCGCAAGATTTGCCACAAACAATGTATGCTGAAACGTCCCTGGTGTTTCTGCTGCTAACCGTTTGAGCAAAGCACGATTTGGATTTGCTAACTCAACTAAGCGGAGTGTTGTAACCACATCGAATAGATGTTCTAAATAAGGACTAATCCCGATCGCAACAATGCTCCAAGCAAGTCCTAACAATGCTTCTAAAACAGCACGACCGAGTAAGCTATACCAAACCACTCCAGACATTGCGCCGAACAATAAATAGAGCAAGCCTTGAATCAGCCCAACTCCCACGCCGAGAAACGCTAACTCTTCCCGCGATCGCACTCTTGCCGCTAGTGCTGCCACAATCAATCCAGCGATCGCACTTGGAACCCACTGCATCAAGCTCAATCCCATCCCGATCGGTAGCATCACCGTAATCAATCCAACTGCGGTCATGGCTAACACTGAACCATAGAACGTGCCCATCAAAAAGCCGATCGCAGGTAAATTCGTTGAAGGTGCATTGATAATAACCATCAACGGTGTACTTAAACTCATCAATCCGATTAACCAATAATCTCGATTTCTCAAGCCTTTCGGGTGATAGCGCTGCTCGAATAACCAGAACAAGGTCACTGCACCACTGATCAATCCACCAAACCCAATCAAGCTAAACCAACTAGTTTCACGCCGGCTCAAACCAAAGTAGTCCAGCACCATAAAATTGCTGGCTGATATCTCTTGCCCTTCTTTGACAATCACTTCTCCCCGTCGAACCTGAATGATTACAGGTTGAACTTCTTGCGCTGCTTTTTCAGCTTGTAACCGAGTTTGTTCTTCGTCTTTAACTAAATTTGGCTTCAGCGAGGTGAGGAGTAATTTAGTCGCGATCGCTCTCGATTCTGATGGAGTTGCACTCTGAAGATTTAGCGCGATCGCAGTTTCAAGTTGAGCCTGATTGATGCCGGGTGAAATGCCTTGTGCCAGCATGCGATCGGTCACTTGCATCACTTCAGTCTGTGTTTTCTGCCAAGCTGCATCAGGGATCTCAAACAAAGTCGGATCGTAAGGCGGTTGAGTGAGTGCGATCGTCGCGGCATATTTTTGTCGTGCTGCTGTGATTTGATTCGTCAAACCGGATACACCATCGAATGAAGTTTGATTCCGATAGCGCATTAATTCTTCAGCGGCTTTGCGTTGAAGGGGATCGACGAGCTTGTCGAGTGGATCAGTGCTGCGATTTTGAAGGGCAGTAACGATCGCTTTCCATTCCCATTCTTCAGCATTACGAAGATATAACTGTGTTGATTCTGAAAGTGTTTCTGTTTCAATGTAGGGGAATTTTCCAATCTGTTGCCGGAGTGTGCCTCCTTTTGCTAACTGGGCTTGCACCGCTTGTCTTGCTTGATCAGATGCAACCATGTCCAACATGAACATTGGTACTGAGATATTTCGGGCTGCTTTACGCTTTTCTTCGGTCGCTTCTTTGTTGACGATCGTGGCGTTATTCGGTGCGGTGATGGTATCGGTTGCCATCTTGCCCACACTGAGACGCGGTTGATTGTAGAACTGTCTTCCCAAAGCTCCCGTCAGAACGATCGAGGCTGCGACAATCAGAACCGGAGCAGGCACTGTCGGCTTATGGGTGAGTTTCTGAAGTGCTTTGACTCGTTGCAGCGATCGTACGGACGCAGAGTGGCGAAGATGGCTTCCACCTTCGCTGCACATTCGCTGAAGTTGTTGCGCCCAAGAGCGAAGGGAATTCATCACACTGCTCACTACTGATGTGTTGCAATCTAACGATTCATTATAGAAGCCAAGCGACAAATCGAATTTTTACCTGTTCGATTCTACGTATAAAAGTTCACGACTCAGGCGATCGTGAATTCTCCCATTGGTTGCCAAAATTCGACCAGACGAAAGCTGAATCGGAGTTTGATCGTAAGCGGTGACTTTTCCGCCTGCTTCTTCGACGAGGACGATTCCGGCTGCAATATCCCAAAGCGATAAGCCGCGTTCCCAGTATCCGTCGAGTTTTCCAGCGGCAACATACGCGAGATCAAGCGCTGCGGCTCCATCGCGCCGAACGCCTTGAGTAAGATGCGTGAGATGAGCGAACTCCGGATAGTTCGTATCTGTGGTTTGTCGTCGATCGTAGGCGAATCCGGTGACTAACAAGCTTTTTTCTAATTCGCTGATTGAAGAGACTCGAATCGATCGACGATTACAAGTCGCCCCTAATCCTTTCGCGGCTCGAAATAGTTCCTGATGAATCGGATTAAACACCACACCGACTTGGGGAATGCCTTCGATGAGAAGCGCGATCGACACTGCCACAAACGGATACTGATGCGCGTAGTTGGTTGTACCATCGAGCGGATCGATCGCCCAGAGAAATTCACTTTGTCGATCGCCCATTTGCCCAGATTCCTCTGCCAAAATCGGATGCTCTGGTACATGACGCTTCAGAACTTTGAGGACTGCATCCTCTGCTGCTCGATCGGCTTCGGTAACGAGATCTCCGGGTCGTCCTTTTTCGCGAATGTCTTCGAGCTTGCCCCAATGAGTTTGGAGAACGGCTCCAGCACTTAACGCGGCTTCGGTCGCAATGTCGAGGAAGATTTCTAGTTGATGAGGATTCATAGAATTAAGGCAGAAGGCTCAAGCTATTCTATGATTTCGGGGGAAATGTCGATCGATCTTCTGCCTTTTGAACGATTAGCGTTCCGATCGCTTTCATGGCTGCGGTTCATCTGCTTGAAGTAGAATTTGAGCGTAGAGCGCTGAACTGACTCTGAAGGACGCTTGTTGAATCAAGGCATCTAAAATGGGTTGAACTTGTGGAATCAGTTGACGTTGCTTTGCAATCAATAGAACACCGAGAATTCCGATAATTGGGATTCCTAATTTCGCGGCTTCTTGTCTGCCTCTGCGCTCATCCATCAGGAGTTCATCGGCTTGCTGTTCTAATGCCAGCACGATTGCACATGATTTGCCTGGATCAAGTTTTTGATCTTGCTGTAGGGTGTTTGCCATTGCGAGATTGACGATTTTTTTTGTTTCAATCCAATCGAGTGATAGAACTGCTTGAATTTCAGAGCGTGAGGCGTTACTGAGTTCTTGTGCAACGACATCGGGAATCAGAACTTTGCCATAGATGCTCTGAAGAAGCCAGAGATAATTGATGATGGCTAAGTTTCCAATTGCGGAGGTATCGCTGACGATGATCATAACCAGCCGCGTTCTTGAAGATGTTGTACGTCTTGTTGAAATTCTTCGACATCGTAATGGATGCAGATGCCGCGATCGCTAATCAGTTTTTGGAAGTCCATGACGTGCATTCCTGCGATTTTGCTGGCACTACCAAGGCTGACGCGATCTTGTTGAAAAAGTGCGATCGCGACTTCTTGGCGTAAGTCTGACTCTGTTAAAGACAGATTATCAGGGAGGTCAATCGTGATTTGCATTGATCAAGCGATGAGAGGGATGGTTTGATTTTAGCGTGGGAGAGTTTGACGATCGCGTTTGCAAATCATTAGGCTATTTCACGTCTTCGCTGACTCCTTCGAGAAATGCGTTGCCTTCGGCACAGCAAAGCTGCCCGCGCCTTTGCCCCAGGGATTGGATTCGACGAAGTGTTCTCCGACTTTGACCGCTGCTTTTTTGCCACCGTTCCAAAGACGTTTGAGGTTGAGAAAGTTCTGCCAGCGTGCATCAATGCGTTTAGCTTCTACGTCGATCGTTCTTGTAATTTCGGTTTCGTCGGTGAGACTGGAATTTTCTTGCTGTAGTTCGTCGATAAACTGCTTGTAGTTTGCCAGTAAAATCTCAAAGTTTTGCTCTGTTCCATTGATGTGCTGAGTAAAGTCTTGTTTGCTGCCTTCTGCTGCGTAGTTAACGCCGATCGTTGCGTTTTGCTGATTAAAATCGGTGCTTTGTCGGTCATGAGTGTTAGCTCCTGTGTTTGAATTGTGATGGATTGTGAGTGATCGCTGTTTTGTGGGGTTTGTCGATCGTGCTTCGCAATCGTTTGATAAACAATCTGATCGCCTTGAACGGTTTCAGCGAGATTTCCAATATTTGCGCCTCGAAGGTCAAATTTAGATGAGTCAGACATTGCGATTGTATTGATCTAGTAATTGTTGGACGAGTGTTTGGGAGACGTGAAAGGAGGTTTGCTGGAGTTGTGCGATCGCAGTTGGAAAATCAATCAGTCCTGCAATTCCAGCACGATATAAGATGCCGAGTGTGCCGATAACGGTGAGATTAAGCTGTTGAGCGGCAGCACGGGCATCGAGATCATCGATGATTGCAAACTCAGCTTTGAGTGCGGCTGCGAGAGTGATGGCTTCGCGTTCTCCAGCACCGAGATTAGCAGGGAAGGAAAGAAGGGGTTGAGAGAGAGTTTGAATGTTGAGCCATGTGGGAGGGTGTTGAATCCAATTGCAAACGGATTCGCCTGCTTGTTCGTTGAGAAGCTCTTGTTGCACGGCGGTTGGAATCAGAATGGTTTGGAAAAGTTGTGGGAGTACTTCAATGTGATTGATCAGGATGAGATAGCAGATGGGAGAGGTATCACTGATGATGATCATGGAGAATTCGATCGAGAGCTTGGATGTCTTGCTGAACGTCTTCTAG contains:
- a CDS encoding dienelactone hydrolase family protein; translation: MANFHRIEFEFRSEYKLLRGEINTIVNSSWIKLSNGDLQIDAYLSEPDTAAQGAMIVIQEIFGVNSHIRSITERFAQEGYVAIAPAIFQRTAPGFEVGYSEDDTKLGRSHKDQTTADQLLSDLRTTIAFLQTKGFQEVGAIGFCFGGHVAYLAATLPEVKATASFYGAGIATMTPGGGAPTITRTSEIKGTLYAFFGTQDPLISIEQIDQVEAALEANHIDHKVFRYSAGHGFFCDQRSDYHPEAAADAWEQVKALFSRLTH
- a CDS encoding GntR family transcriptional regulator, with the translated sequence MVQFHIQPDSDIPASTQLYNQILFAIASRQFPPGHRLPSTRQLAMQTGLHRNTISKVYRQLEDAGVVDAQAGSGIYVRDQGHATAAHIKSPLLEQYPQAHKIIQSSLDELVKQGCSLGQARELFLAEVDWRLRCSASVLVTAPSHDIANGEVLLRELERALAIPMQLVPMEELGQILDQTRSSTVVTSRYFIAQAEAIASPKAARVIPVDIYDFEQELKLIKAMQKGTCVGIVSLSAGTVGVAEVIIHSLRGDDLLVMTAQMNDRYKLNAMVRTAQTIFSDQVSCATVKATISASRDDIIRPPQVICCENFIVSKSINLLKRELGLE
- a CDS encoding glycerol-3-phosphate acyltransferase; its protein translation is MSLMPVWGSLLIFILCPILGGLPLVGWITRGLSRKRLSELGTGNLSVSAAFYHGGKVVGILAVLSEALKGIFAVLLARSFFPNSPEWEIIALIALVYGRYFIGKGAGTTNVVWGYVVHDPIVSFLVFLIGGIGFTIFRERRSGKFGVLVLFPLITALRHPQETPLILSSIGLAAFLWWIYNQIPDDLDLKSDNAERGSKAMFQFLRDDRSLISLDQTLEAEKVGQKAATLSALKRSGYPVPEAWILLPGDDPKPLIEALHPSREHPLIVRSSAIGEDAESASAAGQYESIPNITHRELLLPAIVRCLESYEQDSAVKYRRDRNVAEASMVVLVQKQIQGIYSGVAFSRDPIARQGDAVLIEALPGNADRVVSGQVTPESYQVNVREVGTDWRLPETTLEVEGAGTVPSTVIQQVAYLARHLEEHFHGVPQDIEWSFDGEQLWVLQSRSITTLFPIWTRKIAAEVIPGAIRPLTWSINRPLTCGVWGKIFTIVLGERAAGLDFTETATLHYSHAYFNASLLGQIFRRMGLPPESLEFLTRGAKFSKPPLRSTVSNLPGLLRLLQREMRLEKDFSRDQELYFKPMLQKLEQPLETQSVSDLLQQIEQILELLERATYYSILAPLSAALRKSIAKVPDEALDNSDTPEVAALRSLSDLATQARSLLSSDKGVFVQLKQTHQGQAILEQFDRLLNQYGYLSEVGTDIAVPTWREEPQPVRELFKQFCLNSSPERSTPKIKNKGVQQRIALKGKVTEIYSRLLAELRWRFVAIEHRWIDSGVLKQSGDIFFLTYDEIRSSNTQLIEQRRSRFDHDRQLAPIPQLVYGDDPPTLQLPTWQASNRLQGIGASVGQVEGTIRVMRSMSGSMNVDRDTILVVPYTDSGWMPVLARVGGLIAEVGGRLSHGAIVAREYRIPAVMDVAHATEILRDGQRVRIDGQQGTVEIL
- a CDS encoding S1 RNA-binding domain-containing protein — translated: MPDRTTASFSMEDFEKALEQHDYEFQKGKLVTGKAFSYESDGALVDIGGKSPAFLPIEEASVRRVADVSAILPLDEEREFIIVREQDADGRVTISLRQLELRKVWERLVDLQATNQSLQVRVTGSNKGGVTVDALGLRGFIPRSHLVERENLEALKGQTLSATILDLERDRNKIVLSNRLAARAANFSQLEVGQLVEATVTSLKPFGAFAEFDGTTGLLHINQISKNYIESLSSLLQVGQVIKAMIVDLDEGRGRISLSTRVLENYPGEAIEDFAKVMEEAESRQERARKNLLG
- a CDS encoding DUF58 domain-containing protein, whose amino-acid sequence is MISSRRTYGLLLVSGAIAAVLFLFNPGLSIALLLLFDLIVLGLAFWDSSQVKPYRVKVDRQVASRLSIGRDNLVTLGVESGEKPVEVRIYDPYPIEFAVSSMPLAIKLGANLNQQLSYTVNPSYRGEYHWKDIQVQQLSPWRLAWHRWKIPQEQKVSVYPDLIGLRSLSIRLTLESSGSIRRARRLGIGTEFSELREYGIGDDPRFIDWKATARRGQPLVRVLEPEQEQTLIILLDRGRLMTSQVKGLSRFDWGLNATLALALAGLHRGDRVGVGVFDRQVQTWIPPERGQAHLNHLIERLTPIQPEILEPDYLGAVTTLVNQQARRALVVVITDIVDMTASSELLAALGRLTPRYLPFCVTLRDPQVDQQAHTVTEDLPSTYERAVALDLIAQRQLAFSTLKQRGVLVLDAPANQITEELIDRYLQLKARNQL